A single genomic interval of Falco cherrug isolate bFalChe1 chromosome 8, bFalChe1.pri, whole genome shotgun sequence harbors:
- the LOC102057821 gene encoding inducible T-cell costimulator yields MKSVAVTFWVLCFQFEALYGVDSCSSRPCKNIDQPHVSDPQVMVEFENGNFKFTFPNPKNVSEFSMTLFKGNEKKEICALHLSEEKVIPKSNVTYCQTEHSNSSTSFILKNLESKHIDIYTYCLEMFLPPPYIECRLKETYLYIQDKEDCISLGFMSWIIIGLIMFAMISCVCCVIACCLRNKNQRCESNSHEYNSEYMPMAAVNVAKKTRI; encoded by the exons ATGAAGTCGGTTGCTGTAACTTTCTGGGTCCTCTGCTTTCAGTTTGAAGCCCTGTACG gagTTGATAGCTGCTCATCAAGACCGTGCAAAAATATAG atcAACCTCATGTCTCTGACCCCCAGGTGATGGTGGAATTTGAAAATGGAAACTTCAAGTTCACATTCCCCAACCCCAAAAATGTGAGTGAGTTCAGCATGACCCTCTTCAAAGGGAATGAAAAGAAGGAGATCTGTGCACTCCATTTGAGTGAAGAGAAAGTTATCCCCAAGAGTAATGTCACTTACTGTCAGACAGAGCATTCAAATAGCAGCACCagtttcattcttaaaaatCTGGAAAGCAAGCATATTGACATTTATACCTACTGCCTGGAGATGTTCTTACCCCCTCCTTACATAGAATGCCGGCTGAAAGAAACCTATTTGTACATCCAAG ACAAGGAAGACTGCATTTCACTGGGATTCATGTCATGGATAATTATTGGCCTGATCATGTTTGCCATGATTTCCTGTGTCTGCTGTGTCATAGCCTGTTGCTTAAGGAATAAG AATCAGCGGTGTGAATCCAACTCCCATGAGTACAACAGTGAATACATGCCCATGGCAGCAGTGAATGTAGCTAAAAAAACAAGAATCTGA